The DNA window TCCGCGTGAGAACGTCTTCGAGGAATTCCTCGTCCTGTTGGAAAAGATGGAGGGCCATGTCTGTGACCGTCGATTCGGTCTCTGCGAGGTCTTCGTAGGTATCGTGGTCGAGCGCTTGATTACACCACATGCAGATGTCCTTGTCCCGGGGCGTCTGCTGCCGGCATCGGGGGCACGTCATGGGCGTGTAGTCCTGCGGATTCTCAGTTTCGACGTCCTGTCCGTGCATCGCGGCGTATTCGCGGGCGCGGTCTTCGCCGTACATCGCGACGTAATGCGAGATGGCGTCACTGCCGCGTTTGCGGCCCTGGCGATCCTCGATGAACGACTCGTTCTTGCCGAGTTTGGCGAGCCACGTCGCGTTCGATTTGCGGAAGTTCTTCGGCGTAACGGGTTTATCGAGGCCGATACGCTTGGCAGCGCGCTTGAAATAGCGCTGGAAAGTGACGTAGCTCATCCGCTCGCCGTTGGACTTCACCCAGAGGTAGGCGTCTTTGTCGCCAGAACAGGGATGATGGTCACCCAGCCAGCGGTTCAGATACGGCAAGGCGAGGATCATCGTCACGGAGCGCTCACCGGTCTTTCCGTCCACTTCGATTTCGACACCGTAGTCGGTATCTTTGACATCGCCGACCCGCATTTCGTAGAGTTCGCAGTGCGGTCGGAACCCGCCCTCGAACTGGACGGCGAACAGTGCCTTGTTCCGTGCGGGGTCGGTTCCCTCGTTGATGAGCGGGAGGACGCCGTCCTGCCAGTCGAGCATATCGGCTCCCGACGGTTGCGGGTCGTAGTTCCGGGGCGTGTTCGAGGACATCCAGGCGATGGACTCCGGTGGTTCGCCGTGCGTACCGCGTCGAAGGCGTGCTTACCCATGGCGCGGATAGCGAGTCGGTAGTCACACTTCGTGCGAGGATTATCGTATTCCAGATTGATCCAACGGACAAGGGCCTCGGCAGCTTCGCGGTCGTCGAGGGCGTCGGTCAGTCCGCCGACCTTCTCGGCAACGCGGACGAGGTGGCGCAGGAGCTTCTCGTGGCGGTTGTCGCTGTAGTCGTGAAGGTCGAACTGGTCGGAGACGGTGAGCAGCGTGGCGGCGTCATCGTCGCTGATGGTGTCATCTGCGTATCGCGGGTTGTCATAGTAATTGGCAGCACCCCCATCCCGGATGCGTTCTTTCAGTACCCGGATTCGTTCGCGCTTGGCCATACGGTATTAAGCACCACGGACGAGCAGGATTTAACCACGTGGCTAGAATCCCGGCCTAGACTTTCTTCGAATTCAGTTCGTTAGCAGTTGCTTTCACTCCGAGAGAACTCCTCTATTCACATCTCTGACACCAACGTTTTTGCCCCTGCCGTGCCATTCATTCCCATGCGATTTATTATCGTCGGGTCCGGTCGCGTGGGACTCCGAACCGCCCGGGTTCTGACCGAAGAAGGGCACGAAGTCGTTATCGTCGACGACGACCCGGACAGGGTGGAACGGGCGCGTGACAAGGGATTCACCGTCACGGAGGGAGACGGGGTGAAAGAAGACGCTCTGGTGGACGCGGGTCTCGATACCGCGGACGCCATCGCGGGGTTGACGGGAGACCTGAACGTCAACTTCGCGGCCTGCATGGTCGGCAAACACCACGGCTGTCGGACCGTCATGCGCATCGACGAGGACTACCGGGAGGACATCTATCACAAGTACGCGGACGACGTGGACGAAGTGATATACCCCGAGCGACTGGGAGCGGCGGGTGCGAAAACGGCGCTGCTCGGCGGCGACTTCGACGTCATCGCCGACCTGACCGAGAACCTACAGTTGACGACGATGACGATTCCGAGCGAATCGCCGCTCGTCGGAACGCGGGTGCACGCCGTGGAGTTGCCGACCGACGCACGGATTTACGCCCATGGCCGTGACCGAGAGCGGATGACGATTCCGCTACCGGGAACCAAAATCGAAGGCGGTGACCGCGTGGCGCTCATCGCCGCCCGGGACGCGCTCCCGGACGTGCGCGAACGGCTGCAGGCGACCGCTTGAGGGACGTTCGACGTATCCGTTTTCGAGCAGCGTGACTGTCCGAGGAGCGGACCTATCCGAGCGGAAGAGACGCGACCATCGGTGACCCGCCATCCACGGCGACACCGCTCGACGGGAGATTATCAACGAAGCGAAAAACGATTGGGCAGCGCGGGGTTCTAGGGTCGTCCGGGACGAGAACTTTCGTGGGGGGGTTGGTGACACTGTAACGGGAAGCCAACCCGTCGCCAGAGCCCCCGGCCCCGCCGGGAGACCCACCGCGAGACTGCGACACGCTTCGCGCCCGAGCCGTCGGGCGCAACTGTACGAATGGCCGGACACCTCTTTGTTATGTGCCGTTTGTCCGGGGGACAGGAACCATTTGCCCCAATCAGGACGCGGCTACGACGGCGAAGGTACTGCCTACGACGGGAAACATCGCGTCAGACGAAAGGGGGGAGTGCCGAGCGGAGGGTGTGGGAGAGCGGGGTGCAGGGTGGGTGTGGGTGGTGTGTGCCGGGCGCGCGGAGTGGGAGGATGGGAGAGAGGGTGTTGTGCGCGCCCGTTCGCGGATGGGTTCGGTGATAACTTAAAACCGCGTCAGACGGCCGTATGCCTCTACCGCGACCCTCGAATTCATACGGTCGCCGCGAGAGGTGATAGCCATGCACGGAACTGGTGTGCCACTGTTGACGCCGTTCGACGGGGAGGGTGCCCTGCAAGAGGACGACCTCCGGGAACTCGTCGCGTGGGTCGAAGAACGGGGCGTCGATTTCATCGTCCCCTGCGGGTCGAACAGCGAGGCCGAACTGATGAGCGTCGAGGAACGCGCTCGCGTGGTCGAAATCGTCGCGGAAGAGGCCGACGTGCCGGTTCTCGCCGGAACCGGCCACCCCGGATTCCGCGAAACGCTCCGCC is part of the Haladaptatus paucihalophilus DX253 genome and encodes:
- a CDS encoding tyrosine-type recombinase/integrase; protein product: MSSNTPRNYDPQPSGADMLDWQDGVLPLINEGTDPARNKALFAVQFEGGFRPHCELYEMRVGDVKDTDYGVEIEVDGKTGERSVTMILALPYLNRWLGDHHPCSGDKDAYLWVKSNGERMSYVTFQRYFKRAAKRIGLDKPVTPKNFRKSNATWLAKLGKNESFIEDRQGRKRGSDAISHYVAMYGEDRAREYAAMHGQDVETENPQDYTPMTCPRCRQQTPRDKDICMWCNQALDHDTYEDLAETESTVTDMALHLFQQDEEFLEDVLTRKAVTKMLLEDDDFFEQAVDIADDLDVDVPAAIE
- a CDS encoding potassium channel family protein, with amino-acid sequence MRFIIVGSGRVGLRTARVLTEEGHEVVIVDDDPDRVERARDKGFTVTEGDGVKEDALVDAGLDTADAIAGLTGDLNVNFAACMVGKHHGCRTVMRIDEDYREDIYHKYADDVDEVIYPERLGAAGAKTALLGGDFDVIADLTENLQLTTMTIPSESPLVGTRVHAVELPTDARIYAHGRDRERMTIPLPGTKIEGGDRVALIAARDALPDVRERLQATA